In Ensifer adhaerens, a single window of DNA contains:
- the hydA gene encoding dihydropyrimidinase, whose translation MRFDTVIRNGTVATASDTFVSDVGIKDGRIAALAADLTDADEVIDATGLFVLPGGIDSHVHLDQPSGEGIVMADDFDSGTRSAAIGGNSTVLAFCMQEKGQSLREALKVYHAKADGNCHVDVSFHLVITDPTAEVLGQELPALVEDGYTSLKVFMTYEGLRLRDDEILATLDTARRTGALVMVHCENEDAIRYLIGRHEEEGKFAPKYHATTRPVAAEREATHRALSLAEIVDVPIVIVHVSNREAMEEIRHARQRGQKIAGETCPQYLMLTAEDLDLEGLDGAKYVCSPPPRDKASQDACWEGIEQGVFDLFSSDHCPFRFDDPEGKLNDKGKRHFRWIPNGIPGVATRLPILFSEGVMKGRIDINHFVAITSTNHAKLYGMYPQKGTIAIGSDADIALWDPAERLTLTNEILQHGADYTPYDGLEVQGWPVRLLVRGKTVAEHRSILHVGRGQYQSRKRSNLIAAPALGSTNSR comes from the coding sequence ATGCGCTTCGATACGGTGATCCGCAATGGAACGGTGGCGACGGCGAGTGACACCTTCGTCAGCGACGTCGGTATCAAGGACGGTCGGATCGCGGCGCTCGCAGCCGACTTGACGGATGCAGACGAGGTGATCGACGCCACCGGCCTCTTCGTCCTTCCCGGCGGCATCGACAGCCACGTGCATCTCGACCAGCCCTCCGGCGAGGGCATCGTCATGGCGGACGACTTCGACAGCGGTACCCGCTCGGCCGCGATCGGTGGCAACAGCACGGTCCTGGCCTTCTGCATGCAGGAAAAGGGTCAGTCGCTGCGCGAGGCGCTGAAGGTCTATCACGCCAAGGCGGACGGCAATTGCCATGTCGACGTCTCGTTCCACCTCGTTATCACCGACCCGACTGCCGAGGTGCTCGGCCAGGAACTGCCCGCGCTCGTCGAGGACGGCTACACCTCGCTCAAGGTCTTCATGACCTATGAGGGCCTGCGCCTGCGCGACGACGAGATTCTGGCGACCCTCGATACCGCAAGGCGCACCGGCGCGCTGGTCATGGTTCATTGTGAGAACGAGGACGCGATTCGCTACCTGATCGGACGCCACGAAGAAGAGGGCAAGTTCGCCCCGAAGTACCACGCCACGACCCGGCCGGTGGCAGCGGAACGCGAAGCCACCCATCGGGCCTTGTCTCTCGCCGAAATCGTCGACGTGCCGATCGTCATCGTCCACGTCTCCAACCGCGAGGCGATGGAGGAAATCCGCCACGCCCGCCAGCGCGGCCAGAAGATCGCCGGCGAAACCTGCCCGCAATATCTCATGCTGACGGCAGAAGACCTCGATCTCGAAGGGCTGGATGGGGCCAAATACGTCTGCTCCCCGCCGCCGCGCGACAAGGCGAGCCAGGATGCCTGCTGGGAGGGGATCGAGCAGGGCGTTTTCGACCTGTTCTCCTCGGACCACTGCCCCTTCCGCTTCGACGATCCGGAAGGCAAGCTAAACGATAAGGGAAAACGCCATTTCCGCTGGATCCCGAACGGCATTCCGGGCGTGGCGACGCGCTTGCCGATCCTGTTTTCCGAAGGCGTGATGAAAGGTCGGATCGACATCAACCACTTCGTCGCGATCACCTCGACCAACCACGCCAAGCTTTACGGAATGTACCCGCAGAAGGGAACGATCGCGATCGGATCCGACGCCGACATCGCACTCTGGGATCCGGCCGAACGGCTTACTTTAACCAACGAGATCCTGCAACACGGCGCCGACTACACCCCCTATGACGGCCTTGAGGTTCAGGGATGGCCCGTGCGACTGCTTGTTCGGGGCAAGACGGTCGCGGAACACAGATCAATCTTGCACGTTGGACGAGGACAATATCAGAGCCGCAAACGGTCGAACCTTATTGCCGCCCCTGCTTTGGGCTCAACCAACAGCCGATGA
- a CDS encoding antibiotic biosynthesis monooxygenase codes for MKIEQQIRRKYAHPNLTIHVKQGYVDESLDAFRINYEGTRREPINLRFDVLGSPEDDYSFVIYEVFRSAEALDEHRKTAHYWECVRRIDPIISAPRSKTFVWRCQTL; via the coding sequence TTGAAGATCGAACAACAAATTAGGAGAAAATATGCTCATCCAAATCTCACAATTCACGTCAAGCAGGGCTATGTCGACGAATCTCTCGATGCTTTCCGGATCAACTATGAAGGCACGCGCCGCGAGCCGATAAACCTTCGCTTCGATGTGCTGGGCAGCCCGGAGGATGACTATAGCTTCGTGATCTATGAGGTGTTTCGGTCGGCAGAGGCGCTCGACGAGCACCGCAAAACCGCGCACTACTGGGAATGCGTCCGTCGCATTGACCCGATCATCTCGGCCCCCCGCAGCAAAACATTCGTGTGGAGATGTCAGACTCTTTGA